From Leptolyngbyaceae cyanobacterium:
ATTCTGATCGGGTTGGGAACGGCAACGGGTCAACAAGGTTCGGGAGCGATCGTGGCAATTTTAGCTGGTGGAGCGATCGGGCTGTTATTGTTCATTGGTTTAATATGGGTAGTTGTCTGGCTTTATTCTCGCTTGTTAATTGCTGAGTTGCCACTAACCATTGAAAATAATTTAAAAGCATCTGAAAGTATTAGTAGGAGTTGGCAATTAACCAAAGGATTTGTCTGGCGAATTCAAGGAATAGTCATGATAGCATTTTTAATTTCTCTCCCTATACAAGTGGTGGTTCAACTTTTTAGCAGTATACTACAGGGCTTGTTTGAAAATCTGATTCGGCAAGAGCCAAGTTATGCCATACTTTATGGTATAGCAATCATTGCTTTGAGTTTATTAAGTAGTGCGTTAATCGTTCCGTTTTGGCAAGCGATCAAAGCTGTTTTATATTACGATCTGCGAACTCGTCGCGAAGGGTTAGATTTACAGGCAGGCGATCGCCGTTTCGGAATTTAAACTACCTAAAAAATAATCCTTTCTTCACTTATCATGCGTTTTTTTAATCGAGTTACGCTCCAAACACCTGAAAGCGTAGAATTGGAGTTCACATTAGCAGGGATTGGCAATCGTGCTTTTGCCTTGACGATCGATTATTTTGCTTTGTTCATCACGCTCTTTTTGTTTTGGATTATCTGGGCTTTGTTAGCCATTCAGATAGTGAATTATCTAGGCAATTTAAATAATTTGGGGCTTTGGCTATTAGCGATCGCAATTTTCATCAACTTCATTATCTATGTAGGTTACTTCGTCTTTTTTGAAGTAATTTGGCAAGGACAAACACCCGGAAAACGCTACGCTAAAATTCGCGTAATTCGCGAAGACGGGCGGCGAGTTGGCATTCAACAAGCCAGCCTCAGAGCATTGCTGCGTCCGGTAGACGATACTTTTTTTATAGGAGCTTTTTTAATCATTTTTGGTAAGAAAGAAAAGCGGTTAGGAGATATGGTAGCAGGAACTTTAGTAGTTCAAGAAGAATATATGGTTGCTACTACGAACTTTCCGATTTCTCCAGAAGCCGAACAATTTGCGATCGAATTAGCACAAATGGCAAATTTATCTTTTTTGTTACCAGATGACTTCGCAATGATTCGCGAATATTTGCAACGGCGCAGCGGAATGACTGCTAATGCTAAATCAGAATTAGCTTCCCAAATGGAGCAACACTTTAGAAATAAAATAGAATTAGAAAGTTTGCCAAATGGGT
This genomic window contains:
- a CDS encoding glycerophosphoryl diester phosphodiesterase membrane domain-containing protein, encoding MSLNPNPQGSMQPLSVGNVVSAGLVLYRSHLKWYLTIALRATGWAILPFFALIPVPFIFIANPRNYNSLLIIIPVFIGLYIYCLAKSLVNSALISRLAFSELVNKPETEEIAIGYLNPKMWRFLSLTILTALIFIGVFIVLYILLAIVGAILAGILIGLGTATGQQGSGAIVAILAGGAIGLLLFIGLIWVVVWLYSRLLIAELPLTIENNLKASESISRSWQLTKGFVWRIQGIVMIAFLISLPIQVVVQLFSSILQGLFENLIRQEPSYAILYGIAIIALSLLSSALIVPFWQAIKAVLYYDLRTRREGLDLQAGDRRFGI
- a CDS encoding RDD family protein → MRFFNRVTLQTPESVELEFTLAGIGNRAFALTIDYFALFITLFLFWIIWALLAIQIVNYLGNLNNLGLWLLAIAIFINFIIYVGYFVFFEVIWQGQTPGKRYAKIRVIREDGRRVGIQQASLRALLRPVDDTFFIGAFLIIFGKKEKRLGDMVAGTLVVQEEYMVATTNFPISPEAEQFAIELAQMANLSFLLPDDFAMIREYLQRRSGMTANAKSELASQMEQHFRNKIELESLPNGLNSQVFLEAIYLAYQQQSSNPNP